Proteins from a single region of Gemmatimonas sp. UBA7669:
- a CDS encoding sensor histidine kinase, with product MRASILTRLTLWNASVLACLLVLFAAAGWITLSRAVSQRTATTVRESARAVAGAIVAERRAAAARGDVEEVPGAYERAALREMRVGDLDIFITADAADAADDTASISGMEVVAARQPRTSDAPVVQVPPGLRAVMDSVRDERARGLLPDSVVAIRRATQGDSMYRVALLRVEPEPDNREDEPPLLVAVMLSEAEDHALLRQVRTALLLAIPLALLVSIAAGFLLARRSLAPLEAIVARTATITAANLDERLPVVNPHDELGRLTHIINGLLERVDRAFRAQRQFMADASHELRTPLAIVRGEAEVTLRRAHREEAEYREALGIVQAESLRLSRIVDDLLLLARTDAGGTLITRRPVAITELVLSVLRSLRTLADARGLTLQADIDATLAPGSDDVVQGDDALLRRLLLNLLDNALKHAPKSSTVQLAVSAAAPDLTRGVRVRVSDVGPGIPAALRDRVFERFVHGAALAPTSAPPAEPEALPVQTGAGLGLAIAQAIATAHGGRIVLLDRPVGTTFDVLLPLDPTPGGFA from the coding sequence GTGCGCGCATCCATTCTCACGCGCCTCACGCTGTGGAATGCCAGCGTGCTGGCCTGTCTGCTGGTGCTCTTTGCGGCGGCGGGATGGATTACACTCTCGCGCGCTGTCTCGCAGCGCACCGCCACCACGGTGCGTGAGTCGGCGCGCGCCGTGGCCGGCGCCATTGTGGCCGAACGCCGAGCGGCCGCCGCACGTGGTGACGTGGAAGAAGTGCCCGGCGCCTACGAACGCGCCGCCTTGCGCGAGATGCGCGTTGGAGATCTCGACATCTTCATCACTGCCGATGCCGCGGATGCTGCCGATGACACGGCGTCCATCAGCGGCATGGAAGTCGTGGCCGCACGGCAGCCGCGTACCAGCGACGCCCCGGTGGTGCAGGTACCGCCTGGCTTGCGTGCCGTCATGGACAGCGTGCGCGACGAGCGCGCGCGCGGCCTCCTGCCCGACAGCGTCGTGGCCATTCGCCGCGCGACGCAGGGAGACTCGATGTATCGCGTGGCGCTGCTGCGCGTGGAGCCGGAACCGGACAATCGCGAGGATGAACCACCGCTGCTTGTCGCCGTCATGCTGTCCGAGGCTGAAGACCACGCGCTGCTGCGTCAGGTGCGCACCGCGCTGCTGCTGGCCATTCCGCTCGCGCTGCTCGTCTCCATTGCGGCGGGCTTTCTGCTGGCGCGCCGCAGTCTGGCACCGCTCGAGGCCATCGTCGCCCGTACGGCCACTATCACCGCCGCCAACCTCGACGAGCGTCTGCCCGTTGTGAATCCGCACGATGAACTCGGGCGCCTGACACACATCATCAACGGCCTGCTCGAACGCGTCGATCGCGCCTTCCGTGCGCAGCGGCAGTTCATGGCCGATGCCTCGCACGAATTGCGCACACCGCTCGCCATTGTGCGTGGTGAGGCCGAGGTCACGCTGCGGCGCGCGCATCGTGAAGAGGCCGAGTATCGCGAGGCGCTGGGCATCGTGCAGGCCGAGTCGCTTCGCCTTTCACGCATTGTCGACGACCTGCTGCTGCTGGCCCGCACCGACGCCGGCGGTACCCTCATCACACGGCGCCCGGTAGCAATCACCGAGCTCGTGCTCAGTGTGCTGCGCAGTCTGCGCACGCTCGCCGATGCACGCGGCCTCACCCTGCAGGCGGACATTGACGCTACGCTGGCACCCGGCAGCGACGATGTGGTACAGGGTGACGACGCGCTGCTGCGTCGCCTGCTGCTCAACCTGCTCGACAACGCACTCAAGCACGCACCAAAGAGCAGCACTGTGCAGCTCGCCGTGAGCGCAGCCGCGCCGGATCTGACGCGGGGGGTGCGGGTACGAGTCAGCGACGTCGGCCCTGGCATCCCCGCAGCGCTGCGCGATCGGGTGTTCGAGCGCTTTGTGCATGGCGCCGCGCTCGCTCCCACGTCGGCGCCACCGGCAGAGCCTGAAGCTCTGCCGGTGCAGACCGGCGCCGGTCTAGGGCTCGCCATTGCCCAGGCCATCGCCACTGCGCACGGTGGTCGTATCGTGTTGCTCGACCGGCCCGTCGGCACCACGTTTGATGTGCTGTTGCCGCTCGATCCCACCCCCGGAGGTTTCGCATGA